A genomic window from Pseudomonas cavernicola includes:
- a CDS encoding patatin-like phospholipase family protein has protein sequence MGKSAIFLAVLVAALGVVQGCSGPVRRNAVPPALAEQAAIPGLAGVRYRIGMDNEALMSDGLESVRREQAHLAKLGHEEPLPPAAFLAVSGGGDSGAFGAGLLNGWTAAGNRPTFKLVTGVSTGALIAPFAFLGPAYDQKLKDFYTNLGPRDVLEPRNFIAVLFNDAMADNRPLWRRVEKEVDQALLDAIATEYEKGRLLLIATADLDARQAVLWNMTKIAASRDPKALALFRSLMIASAAIPGAFPPVMIDVEAGGQAHQEMHVDGGTMSQVFVYPPSLHVQKITREHGIERERAVYVIRNARLDPEWAQVERRTMSIAGRAISSLIHTQGIGDLYRIYLTSQRDGVDYNLAAIPASFTVPHREEFDTEFMRALYQTGYEMAAKGYPWAKVPPGYSD, from the coding sequence ATGGGCAAGAGTGCGATCTTCCTTGCCGTACTCGTGGCGGCGCTCGGTGTCGTTCAGGGCTGCAGCGGCCCAGTCCGCCGCAATGCGGTGCCTCCGGCGCTCGCGGAACAGGCCGCGATCCCCGGACTTGCTGGGGTGCGCTACCGCATCGGCATGGACAACGAAGCGCTGATGAGCGACGGCCTCGAGTCCGTCCGCCGCGAGCAGGCCCATCTCGCCAAGCTCGGACACGAGGAACCGCTGCCGCCGGCGGCTTTTCTCGCGGTGTCGGGCGGCGGTGACAGCGGTGCGTTCGGCGCCGGACTGCTGAACGGCTGGACGGCCGCCGGCAATCGGCCGACGTTCAAACTCGTGACCGGGGTCAGCACTGGGGCCCTGATCGCCCCCTTCGCTTTCCTCGGTCCCGCCTACGATCAGAAGCTCAAGGACTTCTACACCAACCTTGGTCCACGAGACGTCCTGGAGCCGCGTAATTTCATAGCCGTCCTCTTCAACGATGCCATGGCCGATAACCGCCCGCTCTGGCGGCGAGTGGAGAAGGAGGTGGACCAGGCGCTGCTGGACGCCATCGCCACCGAGTATGAGAAGGGCAGGCTGCTCCTCATTGCGACCGCCGATCTCGATGCCCGTCAGGCCGTGCTCTGGAACATGACGAAGATCGCCGCGAGCCGCGATCCCAAGGCCCTCGCGCTGTTCCGTTCGCTGATGATCGCCTCGGCCGCGATCCCCGGCGCCTTTCCGCCGGTGATGATCGACGTCGAGGCCGGCGGTCAGGCCCACCAGGAGATGCACGTGGACGGCGGCACCATGTCCCAGGTGTTCGTCTACCCACCCTCGCTCCACGTGCAGAAGATTACCCGCGAGCATGGCATCGAGCGCGAGCGCGCGGTTTACGTCATCCGCAACGCCCGCCTGGACCCCGAATGGGCTCAGGTCGAGCGCAGGACTATGAGCATCGCCGGCCGGGCCATCTCCTCACTCATCCACACCCAGGGCATTGGCGACCTGTATCGCATCTACCTGACCTCGCAGCGGGATGGCGTCGACTACAACCTGGCCGCCATTCCGGCGAGCTTCACGGTCCCTCACCGCGAGGAGTTCGACACGGAGTTCATGCGCGCCCTCTACCAGACCGGCTACGAGATGGCCGCGAAAGGCTACCCATGGGCTAAGGTGCCGCCGGGATACAGCGACTAG
- a CDS encoding isocitrate lyase/PEP mutase family protein: MPSQISRARTFKALHERPGVFVIPNPWDAGSAKMLAALGFEALATTSAGLAFSLGRPDAEGAISRDETLANAQAIIAATPLPVAADLENGFADEPQGCAETILRAAAVGLVGGSIEDASGRADAPIYPFELAVERVRAAAEAARSLPFPFTLTARAENLLHGRNDLADTIRRLQAFAEAGADVLYAPGLRTPEEIVAVVRAVAPKPVNVLMGLSGLSLSLEDLAELGVKRVSVGSALARAAYGAFFRAAQDIRTEGRFSFAEQAIPFAQINALFKS, translated from the coding sequence ATGCCATCGCAAATCAGCCGTGCCCGAACCTTCAAAGCTTTGCACGAGCGGCCTGGGGTATTTGTGATCCCCAATCCCTGGGATGCGGGGTCGGCGAAAATGCTCGCGGCGCTTGGTTTTGAGGCCTTGGCGACGACCAGCGCCGGTCTGGCGTTCTCATTGGGTCGCCCGGATGCCGAAGGCGCCATTTCTCGCGATGAGACCCTGGCAAATGCCCAGGCGATAATCGCGGCCACGCCCTTGCCGGTCGCCGCAGACCTGGAAAATGGCTTTGCCGATGAGCCGCAAGGCTGCGCTGAAACCATCCTGCGGGCGGCGGCTGTGGGTTTGGTTGGCGGTTCGATCGAGGATGCCAGCGGCCGCGCGGATGCGCCGATTTACCCGTTCGAGCTCGCCGTCGAGCGGGTACGAGCGGCCGCTGAGGCAGCCCGTAGCTTGCCGTTTCCCTTCACGCTCACGGCACGGGCGGAAAACCTGCTGCATGGGCGTAACGATCTGGCGGATACCATACGGCGCTTGCAGGCGTTTGCCGAGGCGGGGGCTGACGTGTTGTATGCACCGGGCCTGCGCACGCCTGAGGAAATCGTCGCCGTGGTACGTGCCGTGGCACCGAAGCCGGTCAATGTGCTGATGGGGCTGTCCGGGCTGTCGCTGTCGTTGGAGGACTTAGCCGAGTTGGGCGTCAAACGGGTGAGCGTCGGCTCGGCATTGGCGCGGGCGGCCTATGGCGCGTTTTTCCGGGCTGCGCAGGATATACGCACCGAGGGCCGCTTCAGCTTTGCCGAGCAGGCGATTCCTTTTGCGCAGATCAATGCGCTGTTCAAGTCCTGA
- a CDS encoding RtcB family protein, with product MSAPLYQRLEVPGGKPIVLWTQDLPVEPQALQQLQNTARMPFIHGHLAVMPDVHLGKGSTIGSVIPSKGAIIPAAVGVDIGCGMVAARTSLNARDLPDNLAGIRHAIEEAIPHGKSFGRHDVGAWQDAPHLVDDSWRLLASRFAQITAKYPHLAKTNNRLHLGTLGGGNHFIEVCLDEADRVWMMLHSGSRGVGNAIGRCFIELAKEDMGKALGNLPDADLAYLKEGSKHFDDYVQAVEWAQDYALSNRTLMMRLLVEAVRHELRRPFEAQLEAVNCHHNYVSREFHFGEELLITRKGALSAKAGELGIIPGSMGAQSFIVRGKGNPESFCSCSHGAGRLMSRHEAKRRFTLADHQRATAGVECRKDQAVIDETPGAYKPIEKVMAAQADLVEIVHSLKQIVCVKG from the coding sequence ATGTCTGCCCCACTCTATCAACGCCTGGAGGTTCCGGGCGGCAAGCCCATCGTACTGTGGACCCAGGATCTACCGGTCGAGCCGCAAGCGCTGCAGCAGTTGCAAAACACTGCGCGCATGCCCTTTATCCACGGTCATCTGGCGGTGATGCCGGATGTGCACCTGGGCAAGGGCTCGACCATCGGCAGCGTGATCCCCAGCAAAGGTGCGATCATCCCGGCGGCGGTCGGCGTCGACATCGGCTGTGGCATGGTGGCCGCGCGCACCAGCCTGAATGCCCGCGATCTGCCGGACAATCTGGCCGGTATCCGCCACGCCATCGAGGAAGCCATCCCCCACGGCAAGAGTTTCGGTCGCCACGACGTCGGCGCCTGGCAGGATGCGCCGCACCTGGTGGATGACAGCTGGCGGCTGCTGGCCAGTCGCTTCGCCCAGATCACCGCGAAGTACCCGCATCTGGCCAAGACCAATAACCGCCTGCACCTGGGCACGCTGGGCGGCGGCAATCACTTTATCGAGGTCTGCCTGGACGAGGCGGACAGGGTCTGGATGATGCTGCATTCGGGCTCGCGCGGAGTCGGTAACGCCATCGGCCGCTGCTTTATCGAGCTGGCCAAAGAGGACATGGGCAAGGCTCTGGGCAACCTGCCGGATGCTGACCTGGCCTACCTCAAGGAAGGCAGTAAGCACTTCGATGACTATGTGCAGGCGGTGGAATGGGCCCAGGACTACGCCCTCAGCAACCGCACGCTGATGATGCGCCTGCTGGTGGAGGCCGTGCGCCACGAGCTGCGGCGCCCGTTCGAGGCGCAGTTGGAGGCGGTCAACTGCCATCACAACTACGTCTCCCGCGAGTTTCACTTCGGCGAAGAGTTGCTGATCACCCGCAAGGGCGCGCTCAGCGCCAAAGCCGGCGAGCTGGGTATCATCCCTGGCAGCATGGGCGCGCAATCCTTTATCGTCCGCGGCAAGGGCAATCCCGAGAGTTTCTGCTCATGCAGTCACGGCGCCGGCCGACTGATGAGCCGCCACGAGGCCAAGCGCCGCTTCACCCTCGCCGATCACCAGCGCGCCACGGCCGGCGTGGAATGCCGCAAGGATCAGGCGGTGATCGACGAAACTCCCGGCGCCTATAAGCCGATCGAGAAGGTGATGGCCGCGCAAGCCGATCTGGTGGAGATCGTGCATAGCCTCAAGCAGATTGTCTGCGTTAAAGGCTGA